In Planktothrix tepida PCC 9214, the genomic window AATTCATTTTCTAACTTAAGGTAGAGATTTTGTTAATTTCGCTTGTAATCAATGATGAGACTTCTTCAATGGATGAGTTTTATCGCTTAATTTACAAACCGAATTCACAAACAGATCATGCTGAAGTTAGATGAGGGGAAACAGTCATCCCTTCAGAATAGATGAGTATTAGCTTTAGCTTACCTCTTTGTTATTCCTAACTGCCATGTCTCAAATTTTATATATTTTTAATCAAGTTTCACCGATCCTATTGCAGATTGTTTGCTTTAGTGTTGCTTGGTTATTCGTTTTTTCGTTAATCTGGAGTACCTATAGAACACTGACACAAGGAATAACCAGCGTTAAAGAATTACATAAAATTCCTTGTTCAACCTGTAAATTTTTTACCGAAAATTATCAATTAAAGTGTACAATTAACCCCAAAATTGCGTTAACGAAACAAGCCATTAACTGTTCAGATTTTTCGGATTATCAAACTTTAACTTCTTACCTGGGTGAACAAGGTAGAAGTTAGCTTCTCAATCCCAGTTGAGTTAGACGTTAAAACTGAATCCCAGAACAAATAATATGCCTAATAGCGTTACACTGAAAATGAACAAACGTTGGTTTGTGCGTTGGTTTTGATGCCAAATTTCTTGATAACTGAGTTGATAATCTTGAATCATCAAAAATGCAGGAGGGCTGAAAAAGAAAGGCAAAAACCGATTCAGAAGCAGTCCGATTAAAAAGTTGATATCCCATAACTTTCGACGGAACCAATTTTGGTTATATTGCCAAGGAAATGTTGTTTGAGCTAAATGAATTAACGCTTCAATATCTCCAGAACGTCGAGCTTCATATAGGGGTAAAGCCAATAACAGATCATCCTGGGTTTCTTCGAGAACTTGCTGTAAAATATAAACATCTTCTAACGCTGAGTTGACCCCTTGACCAATATCGGGGGGAAAACAATGGACTGCATCTCCTAATAAGAGGATGGCAGAGAAAGTTTGATCAGATTTCAATAAAAAGTGTAATCCCGAACAAAATTGAGGAACAGGAAAAACACCGCCTTGACTGTTGACAAATCGTGTAATTTCAGACTCAGAAATAATATCACGAATGGATAATTGAGGGAAAGATTGTTCTAAAAAGCGATATAATTCTTCATTCGTTTTTAAAGTCCAAATTTTATGATTAGGATAAGTAATAATATTAGCGGTTCGAGGTTCATCGGGATTTTTCATGGGTAATAAACCCAAAGAAATTTTCTTCTGACCTTCTACGGTTTTACCCCGAATTGCATAAGCCATGGTACAAACAGATTGATCATCTAGTTGGTTTGAAAGCGGAAATTGAGGCGGTAAGGTTAATACTTGATAGCGCAGTCCTGAACTAGCGGAGGGAAAATACTGCATTTCAAAGCGATGATGATCAGGTTTTTCCCAGTCGTTTAGGGTTTGACGAACAATAGAATTTAAACCATCACAACCAACTACAAAACCAGGTGTAAAACTCATTAATTCACTATTTTTTGATTCAACAATTACCTGCAATTGTTCCTGTTTTTGCTTTAATTCAATACATTTTGCTTCAAATAAAACGGTGATTTGCTGTTGCCAATTGCGTTCAATTTCTTCATAAAGTAGAGAAACAAAGGTTCTTCGAGGCAACCAATAAGCTGTTTTTCGATTAGGATTAATAAAGGGTAATTTTATCGTTTTTCGCTTTCCATTGGGTTGAATTAACGTTAAGTAAAATTCTTGGCTGGAAACACTTATTTCTGCTAAATTTGGAGTTAATCCCAGCCAATCTAATAATTTTTGACCTCGACCATCAATTTGATAGTTAAACGCTTTATCGGGTTCGTAATAGTCAGCCGTTTTTCGTTTTTCTAAAACAGTAATTTCTGTCCAGCCCCGTTTTGCTAACATTAAAGCGATCGCCAATCCCGATGGGCCGCCCCCAACAATTACAACATTTCGACATCCAGATTTATCAGTTAACATCGGTAGAACTTGAATTCAATTGTGTTTATAATCATCTATTATCGTTGCAGACTCCGAGGATCAAGGGCATCTCTTAACCCATCTCCTAATAAATTAAAAGCTAATACCGTTAAAATAATTAAAATTGCAGGAGGCCAAATTAACCAAGGTTGTAACACTAAAATTGAAGCGTTTGTTGCCGAAGACAGTAAATTTCCCCAAGAGGGATCGGGTTGTTGAATTCCTAAGCCAATCAAACTTAAAACCGATTCTGCAATAATAAAACCGGGAATTGATAATGTTGCTGAAATAATCAGATAGGTTGCAGTTTGGGGTAGAACATGACGAGCAATAATATATAAAGAATTAGCTCCAATAGCCCGTGAAGCTTGAACAAATTGTTGTTCTTTAATAGATAAAACTTGTCCTCGAATCACTCGTGCTAACCCAGCCCAACTAATAAAAGAAATAATCACCACAATCAATAGAAAACGCTGGCTACTGGTTATTTGTGGGGGTAATACGGCGGCTAAGGCTACTAATAAATATAATCCTGGAATCGTCATTAATACTTCAACAATTCGCATGGTAAAAGTATCTAGCCATCCGCCAAAATAACCGGAAATTCCGCCAATAATCATTCCTAACGGGAACGAAATTAGAATTCCAACTAATCCTATACTGAGACTAATTCGACCTCCAAAAACAATCCGACTAAATTGATCTCTGGCTTGTTCATCGGTTCCCAGTAGGTTAATTTGTCCAGCCCCGACTGTTCCAAATAAATGACGATCAAATGGGATAATTCCTAATATTTTATAGGGTTCTCCCTGAACGAAAAATCGGACAGGACTGGGTTGACTTTTATCAACATTAAGTTGACGAATTCCCGTTTCAATATCCACCGGGCCTTGAGTTGTAGGGTAAACATGGGGGCCAATCCATTGCCCTTTTTGGTTATACCAATAAATTTGAGTCGGTGGCAATAATGAA contains:
- a CDS encoding FAD-dependent oxidoreductase, with amino-acid sequence MLTDKSGCRNVVIVGGGPSGLAIALMLAKRGWTEITVLEKRKTADYYEPDKAFNYQIDGRGQKLLDWLGLTPNLAEISVSSQEFYLTLIQPNGKRKTIKLPFINPNRKTAYWLPRRTFVSLLYEEIERNWQQQITVLFEAKCIELKQKQEQLQVIVESKNSELMSFTPGFVVGCDGLNSIVRQTLNDWEKPDHHRFEMQYFPSASSGLRYQVLTLPPQFPLSNQLDDQSVCTMAYAIRGKTVEGQKKISLGLLPMKNPDEPRTANIITYPNHKIWTLKTNEELYRFLEQSFPQLSIRDIISESEITRFVNSQGGVFPVPQFCSGLHFLLKSDQTFSAILLLGDAVHCFPPDIGQGVNSALEDVYILQQVLEETQDDLLLALPLYEARRSGDIEALIHLAQTTFPWQYNQNWFRRKLWDINFLIGLLLNRFLPFFFSPPAFLMIQDYQLSYQEIWHQNQRTNQRLFIFSVTLLGILFVLGFSFNV
- a CDS encoding ABC transporter permease: MKWWQRLKTNPLAQFGAGILLLFYLIVIAADFVAPYSPYQSQLNASLLPPTQIYWYNQKGQWIGPHVYPTTQGPVDIETGIRQLNVDKSQPSPVRFFVQGEPYKILGIIPFDRHLFGTVGAGQINLLGTDEQARDQFSRIVFGGRISLSIGLVGILISFPLGMIIGGISGYFGGWLDTFTMRIVEVLMTIPGLYLLVALAAVLPPQITSSQRFLLIVVIISFISWAGLARVIRGQVLSIKEQQFVQASRAIGANSLYIIARHVLPQTATYLIISATLSIPGFIIAESVLSLIGLGIQQPDPSWGNLLSSATNASILVLQPWLIWPPAILIILTVLAFNLLGDGLRDALDPRSLQR